A region of the Litchfieldia alkalitelluris genome:
CGATGGCGAACAATCCCACTATTTTGCAATAGCTGGTTCACCTTCTCATCATCATAATGACAGATTTTTTCTATATCGAATTGGTCAAATGCCTGGCGGTAATTTTCTCGTTTTTTTAGAATTGTAAACCAACTTAACCCCGCTTGTGCTCCTTCAAGAGTTATGTATTCAAAAAGTAATCGGTCATCAAATACAGGAACTCCCCACTCCTGGTCATGATATTTGATATATAAAGGATCACTATTTACCCACTGACATCTATTCACCATCTCTCACCCCACTTTTTTATTATATATGTTAATTTTATATAAAACGGAAAGAATAATCCTTATATTCGTTTAAATAGTATAAGGAGTTTTTCATGATACAAGTTATAGGAATTACTCATCAACAAGAGGTCATTTCAAATATACCGCTAAATGAATTTGATTCCTCATCTTATAGATGGTGCTGGATTGATTTCAATAAACCTACAAATCAGGAAATAGATTACCTTGATACTGTATTTAGGTTCCATCCATTAGCTATAGAAGATTGCACACATGGTTTACAACGTCCAAAGCTCGATTATTATGAAGATTATACCTTCTTTGTAACTCACATCTTAACTAAGAGTTTAACAAAGGAAGAACTAAACTTTTTTATTGGTGATGGTTTCATCGTTACATTTCATTTTGAGGATTCTAAAGAACTAAATGATATATGGAACAAAATTATCAAGAGGCAGAACATTGAGAAGTGGAATGAATTTACAGTGTTTTACCATATTCTAGATAAAATTGTGGATCACTATTTTGTGGTATTATATCAAATAGAAGATCGACTCGATAAAATTGAGAATAATCATGAAGATAAGATGGATTTGCTATTGGATCAACTGTTCGATACAAGACATGATTTATTAACGATGAGACACACAGTTGATCCTATGAGAGATTTATTATACAGAATGATAAATTCGCATCACTTAGATGGAATTGAAAAACGAAAAGAGTACTTTGGTGATATATATGACCATTTATTAAAACTATCTGAGATGATCACGTCTAATCGTGAAATCACATCTGATATTAGGGATAGCTATATCTCAATAAATTCTCATCAAACCAATAAAATCGTCCGAATCTTAACCATTATTACATCCATATTTGCACCATTAACATTTATCGCAGGTATTTACGGGATGAATTTTAATTATATGCCGGAACTTAATTGGCGATACGGTTATCTAGGAGCACTAGCCATAATGACTTGTACCTCTATTGCCATGTTTATCTGGTTTAAACGAAAAGGCTGGTTTTAGTTAACCAATCGCGAGCGGAGCTACTCGCCCCCTTTGGATCTAGCGTTTCGGGAGACCCGCTGGTGCCAAAAACGATGAGCGACGAGGCTTACGGACGTCCGTGGTATCCCGCAAGTGGATCGCAGCACATGAAACTCCACTATCTAGGTTACTTTCAGGGAGATGATATCTATAACTTAAATTAAGTTCTCTTAAAATCCTAAATCCTTACTTCAAATACATCCATTTCCAGTATGGAATTTTACTTTCTCCTTATACTAATTATGAAACAAAATAAAAACAAGGAGATGAGTATAATGGCAAACAATAGTAATAAATTACTTGTTCCTGGTATTGAACAAGCTTTAGATCAAATTAAGTATGAAATTGCCCAAGAATTCGGTGTGAAACTTGGATCAGATACAGTATCACGTGCAAATGGATCTGTTGGTGGAGAAATTACAAAACGCTTAGTAGCTCAAGCGCAATCTCAATTAAAAGGCGAGTAATTTTACACAACTGAATATATATGGAAAGAGCCGAAGGTATTGACCTTCGGCTTAGCTATTAGTTGTTTTTATCCCTACCGTTACTGTGACCATTGCCATTACTGTTACCTCTACCATTACCAGGCAGATTCTTTAGTCTTTGTTCTAGTCTTTCCCGTGGTGATTTTAAGTGGTCTAACTCCGAAGACTTCTTTTTAACTTCTTCCTTCTTTTTTCCATTACTACGATTTAAAGCATTATTTTTCTTCTTTTCGTCACTAGCAACTTTGTTTTTCCCATTTGATTCATTACTATTATTCTTGTTTTCTTTGTTACTTTTCCCATTGTTATGTTTTTGATTTTCCAGCCTATTGTTCTTACCATTATTATTTTCATCATTTACACTTTTCTTGTTTCGATTACTTTTATTAATCTTTTCTTTTTCATCATCTATTGTTTTAGTTGTTGTTGTTATTTCAGCCGGCACAATATTCTTTTCAGCCTTAGAGGTATCCGGTACGGTATCTACCGTATTCTTCAACTCTTTTTCTTTTTGTTTTTCCAACTGAATCAACTTACCTGTGGATATCCCCTGCGATCTTGCTTTTTCGCGCACCTCAAGATTACTTTTTTCAGTCGTTACAATAATTTGTTTACCCTTCTCATATTGCTCACTTAAATCTTCTAGTTCTTGGTCAATTTTACTGCTTGCCTTAGTTTCATTGCCATTAACTATTGTAGTAATCAGAACTTCTTTAGTATCATGATCTAGAAATCCATCTTGCATACTTTTTTCAATGATTGCCTCAGTTACAGTATCAATATGCTTATTTTTCCAATCAGCAAAATTATTTAACAGCTTTGTACCATCGTCATTCATCGCTACAAGGCTTATAACATCAAGATGTTCATTAATTCCAATTTCTACGCTTGGATTAATATCAATTGATACATACGCATAGACCTTATTAGATGTAAGCATCATTGGTAAAAAAGAGATAAATAAGAGGACTGCCGCGAGAACACTTGTAGAATAAATAATCACATTTTTCTTTTTAACACGACTCCAAAAAGATGGCTTTTTTGTTTCAATTTCTTCAATAGGATAAAAGTAAAATTCCTCTCCAAGACTGACATTTGCTCGGTTTCTTGCTTTCAAAAACTCACCATCGGGAGTCAAGACTGTACAAAACTCATCCTCAACACTCATAACTATTCCTTTTTTCACTCAGGTAACACCCCCTTTATATAGTCTTTTAGGTATTCAAAGTCTTCGGAAAATATTAATGTCATACCTATAATATATTTTCGATTTCTTTCTATCGTTTTACGGCTAACTTCTACTATTTTCTCTAATTTTTTTACTGGTAATTGTTTCTTTTCAAATAAAGTTGTTTTTAAAGCTTCATCTTCAGCAATGATTTTAGCGATTTTG
Encoded here:
- a CDS encoding anti-sigma factor domain-containing protein, with translation MKKGIVMSVEDEFCTVLTPDGEFLKARNRANVSLGEEFYFYPIEEIETKKPSFWSRVKKKNVIIYSTSVLAAVLLFISFLPMMLTSNKVYAYVSIDINPSVEIGINEHLDVISLVAMNDDGTKLLNNFADWKNKHIDTVTEAIIEKSMQDGFLDHDTKEVLITTIVNGNETKASSKIDQELEDLSEQYEKGKQIIVTTEKSNLEVREKARSQGISTGKLIQLEKQKEKELKNTVDTVPDTSKAEKNIVPAEITTTTKTIDDEKEKINKSNRNKKSVNDENNNGKNNRLENQKHNNGKSNKENKNNSNESNGKNKVASDEKKKNNALNRSNGKKKEEVKKKSSELDHLKSPRERLEQRLKNLPGNGRGNSNGNGHSNGRDKNN
- a CDS encoding alpha/beta-type small acid-soluble spore protein; protein product: MANNSNKLLVPGIEQALDQIKYEIAQEFGVKLGSDTVSRANGSVGGEITKRLVAQAQSQLKGE
- the corA gene encoding magnesium/cobalt transporter CorA; this translates as MIQVIGITHQQEVISNIPLNEFDSSSYRWCWIDFNKPTNQEIDYLDTVFRFHPLAIEDCTHGLQRPKLDYYEDYTFFVTHILTKSLTKEELNFFIGDGFIVTFHFEDSKELNDIWNKIIKRQNIEKWNEFTVFYHILDKIVDHYFVVLYQIEDRLDKIENNHEDKMDLLLDQLFDTRHDLLTMRHTVDPMRDLLYRMINSHHLDGIEKRKEYFGDIYDHLLKLSEMITSNREITSDIRDSYISINSHQTNKIVRILTIITSIFAPLTFIAGIYGMNFNYMPELNWRYGYLGALAIMTCTSIAMFIWFKRKGWF